In Pseudonocardia sp. C8, one genomic interval encodes:
- a CDS encoding substrate-binding domain-containing protein produces MRSIRKVLAVAVASAAVLALAACSSQGGARNESAAEGQRYTIAMVTHEQAGDTFWDKIRAGAEDAARLHNIDLKYSNNEQGPEQATLVQNAVDSKVHGLAVTLSSADAVIPVAKKAADAGIPVVAFNQGLDQYKQAGAKMYFGSDESLAGQTVGQKLTQMNPGGKTLCVIQAQGSVALETRCAGVKKGYANTENIQVNGADLPSVQQTLNAKLAEDRSISNIVTLGAPIAMAALQAQQGTGSTARIATFDLNQDAAKAIQDGKIAFSVDQQPYVQGYLAVESLWLNLSNGNDIGGGKPTLTGPSIVDSSNIGQILPYTQANKR; encoded by the coding sequence ATGAGGAGTATTCGGAAGGTCCTCGCCGTCGCCGTCGCCTCGGCCGCGGTGCTGGCCCTCGCCGCCTGCAGCAGCCAGGGCGGGGCCCGCAACGAGTCCGCCGCCGAGGGCCAGCGGTACACGATCGCGATGGTCACCCACGAGCAGGCGGGTGACACGTTCTGGGACAAGATCCGGGCCGGGGCCGAGGACGCCGCGCGGCTCCACAACATCGACCTGAAGTACTCGAACAACGAGCAGGGCCCCGAGCAGGCGACGCTGGTGCAGAACGCCGTCGACTCGAAGGTCCACGGCCTGGCGGTGACGCTCTCCAGCGCGGACGCCGTGATCCCGGTGGCGAAGAAGGCCGCCGACGCGGGCATCCCGGTCGTCGCGTTCAACCAGGGCCTCGACCAGTACAAGCAGGCCGGCGCGAAGATGTACTTCGGCTCCGACGAGTCCCTGGCCGGCCAGACCGTCGGCCAGAAGCTCACTCAGATGAACCCGGGCGGCAAGACGCTCTGCGTCATCCAGGCCCAGGGCTCGGTGGCGCTCGAGACCCGCTGTGCCGGGGTGAAGAAGGGGTACGCGAACACCGAGAACATCCAGGTCAACGGCGCCGACCTGCCGTCGGTCCAGCAGACGTTGAACGCCAAGCTGGCCGAGGACCGCTCGATCTCCAACATCGTGACCCTCGGTGCGCCGATCGCGATGGCCGCGCTGCAGGCCCAGCAGGGCACCGGCTCGACCGCCCGGATCGCCACCTTCGACCTCAACCAGGACGCCGCGAAGGCCATCCAGGACGGCAAGATCGCGTTCTCGGTCGACCAGCAGCCCTACGTGCAGGGCTACCTGGCGGTGGAGTCGCTGTGGCTGAACCTGTCCAACGGCAACGACATCGGCGGCGGAAAGCCGACCCTCACCGGTCCGTCGATCGTGGACTCTTCGAACATCGGGCAGATCCTGCCCTACACCCAGGCCAACAAGCGCTGA
- a CDS encoding ABC transporter permease encodes MSTPTADAGPAGAPSPTAESQPPRPSEARSVSARLFARPETGTVVAAVAIFAFFFAIAEPFRTFDSFATVLYASSTIGIVAVGVALLMIGGEFDLSSGVAVTTSALTAALVTYQLSLNMWVGVVLSLAMALLVGFINGWLVVRTGIPSFLITLSMFFILRGANIGVTKGLTGTVATDNASELDGFASAHALFASDIPLGFMTVKITVLWWIVLAAAGSWILFRTRLGNWIFAAGGNAASARAVGVPVNKVKIGLFMGVGFVGWILGMHILFNFSSVQSGLGVGNELIYIVAAVVGGCLLTGGFGSAIGAALGAFILGMTTQGIVFAGFDPNWFFTFLGAMLLLAVVLNLYIKNYASTRK; translated from the coding sequence ATGAGCACCCCCACCGCCGACGCCGGCCCGGCCGGCGCGCCGTCCCCCACCGCCGAGTCACAGCCACCACGCCCGTCCGAGGCCCGCTCGGTCTCCGCGCGGCTGTTCGCCCGGCCCGAGACCGGCACCGTCGTCGCCGCGGTCGCGATCTTCGCGTTCTTCTTCGCGATCGCCGAGCCGTTCCGCACGTTCGACTCGTTCGCCACCGTCCTCTACGCCTCCTCGACGATCGGGATCGTCGCGGTCGGCGTGGCGCTGCTGATGATCGGCGGCGAGTTCGACCTGTCCTCCGGCGTCGCGGTCACCACCTCCGCGCTGACCGCCGCCCTGGTGACCTACCAGCTGTCGCTGAACATGTGGGTCGGCGTCGTGCTCTCGCTGGCCATGGCCCTGCTGGTCGGGTTCATCAACGGCTGGCTGGTCGTCCGCACCGGCATCCCGAGCTTCCTGATCACCCTGTCGATGTTCTTCATCCTGCGTGGCGCCAACATCGGCGTCACCAAGGGCCTCACCGGCACCGTCGCCACCGACAACGCCTCCGAGCTCGACGGCTTCGCCTCCGCGCACGCCCTGTTCGCCTCGGACATCCCGCTCGGCTTCATGACCGTCAAGATCACCGTCCTCTGGTGGATCGTGCTGGCCGCGGCCGGCTCCTGGATCCTGTTCCGGACCCGCCTCGGCAACTGGATCTTCGCCGCCGGCGGCAACGCCGCCTCCGCCCGCGCCGTCGGCGTCCCGGTGAACAAGGTCAAGATCGGCCTGTTCATGGGGGTCGGGTTCGTCGGCTGGATCCTCGGCATGCACATCCTGTTCAACTTCTCCTCGGTCCAGTCCGGCCTCGGCGTCGGCAACGAGCTGATCTACATCGTGGCCGCGGTGGTCGGCGGCTGCCTGCTCACCGGCGGGTTCGGCTCGGCGATCGGCGCCGCGCTCGGCGCGTTCATCCTCGGCATGACCACCCAGGGCATCGTGTTCGCCGGCTTCGACCCGAACTGGTTCTTCACCTTCCTGGGCGCGATGCTGCTGCTCGCGGTCGTGCTGAACCTCTACATCAAGAACTACGCGAGCACCCGGAAGTGA
- a CDS encoding ATP-binding cassette domain-containing protein, translating into MTDSITAHAASDLRAGQPLVRMSGVGKTYGAIRALEGIDLTVHAGEVTCVLGDNGAGKSTLIKIMSGLHPHTEGTMTVDGQDTTFSSPRQSLDRGIATVYQDLAVVGLMEVWRNFFLGSELRKGNYPLAPLDIKGMREIANAELAKMGIHVKDINQPIGTLSGGQRQCVAIARAVYFGARVLILDEPTAALGVKQSGVVLKYTAAARDAGLGVVFITHNPHHAYLVGDHFIILKLGRRVLDRKRSEVTLEELTAEMAGGQELAELAHELER; encoded by the coding sequence ATGACCGACTCGATCACCGCGCACGCCGCCTCCGACCTCCGCGCCGGCCAACCTTTGGTCCGGATGAGCGGCGTCGGCAAGACCTACGGCGCCATCCGGGCCCTCGAGGGCATCGACCTGACCGTCCACGCCGGCGAGGTCACCTGCGTCCTCGGCGACAACGGCGCCGGCAAGTCCACCCTCATCAAGATCATGTCCGGGCTGCACCCGCACACCGAGGGCACCATGACCGTCGACGGCCAGGACACCACGTTCTCCTCGCCGCGCCAGTCGCTCGACCGCGGCATCGCCACCGTCTACCAGGACCTCGCCGTGGTCGGGCTGATGGAGGTGTGGCGGAACTTCTTCCTCGGCTCCGAGCTGCGCAAGGGCAACTACCCGCTGGCCCCGCTCGACATCAAGGGCATGCGCGAGATCGCGAACGCCGAGCTGGCCAAGATGGGCATCCACGTCAAGGACATCAACCAGCCCATCGGCACCCTGTCCGGCGGCCAGCGCCAGTGCGTCGCGATCGCCCGAGCCGTCTACTTCGGAGCACGCGTGCTGATCCTCGACGAGCCCACCGCCGCGCTCGGGGTCAAGCAGTCCGGCGTGGTGCTCAAGTACACCGCCGCCGCCCGCGACGCCGGCCTCGGCGTCGTGTTCATCACCCACAACCCGCACCACGCCTACCTGGTCGGCGACCACTTCATCATCCTCAAGCTCGGCCGCCGGGTCCTCGACCGCAAACGCTCCGAGGTCACCCTCGAGGAACTCACCGCCGAGATGGCCGGCGGCCAGGAACTCGCCGAGCTGGCCCACGAGCTCGAGCGCTGA